Proteins encoded within one genomic window of Eurosta solidaginis isolate ZX-2024a chromosome 1, ASM4086904v1, whole genome shotgun sequence:
- the LOC137238300 gene encoding polyamine-modulated factor 1-binding protein 1-like isoform X1, which produces MEVIEQLAQRNGSQYNSTESNSNSESDESIVSTEKIDHKTDRQSRKPTRRPNPNVQNRNALLARENRRKKKEHLEAMEKELEEVRSTNKRLKKALKQQMKAVGQLEREKRYFQSILANHKEIENLIKALNVRMHAQQMPTTASSPMLYSPGQSNCIEKLYGSSNDIFQQIDTLDDDGCKNSNCEVNLSPASELSDYDLATSKAFNDTLSDLLDDDMGTKDLTQLTTVSEEHCYADVGLMSSPKCTDTDAGICLHIRQGKISLEFCPSCSWNSNDYTVANTTF; this is translated from the exons ATGGAAGTAATCGAACAGCTTGCACAGCGCAATGGCTCGCAATATAATTCAACAGAATCAAATTCTAATAGCGAAAGCGATGAAAGCATTGTATCAACCGAGAAAATTGATCATAAAACCGATCGTCAAAGCCGTAAGCCAACAAGACGGCCAAATCCAAATGTACAGAACAGAAATGCTTTGTTGGCCCGAGAAAATCGGCGGAAGAAAAAGGAACATTTAGAAGCCATGGAAAAGGAGTTAGAGGAGGTGCGCTCCACAAATAAGCGTTTGAAGAAGGCACTGAAACAGCAAATGAAGGCAGTTGGTCAACTTGAACGAGAAAAAAGGTATTTTCAGAGCATTTTAGCAAATCACAAAGAAATTGAGAATCTTATTAAAGCTCTGAATGTTCGAATGCATGCACAACAGATGCCAACAACTGCAAGTTCGCCGATGTTGTATTCACCAGGGCAATCTAATTGTATAGAAAAGTTGTATGGATCGTCAAATGATATATTTCAGCAAATAGACACATTGGACGACGATGGTTGTAAAAATAGCAATTGTGAAGTAAATCTCAGTCCAGCTTCGGAACTTTCAGATTATG ATCTAGCTACATCGAAAGCCTTTAACGATACATTGTCTGATCTTTTGGATGATGATATGGGAACAAAAGATTTGACTCAGTTAACCACTGTATCCGAAGAACATTGTTATGCAGACGTCGGTTTAATGTCATCGCCAAAATGCACAGATACAGATGCAGGGATTTGTTTACATATAAGGCAAGGGAAAATTTCTTTGGAATTTTGTCCAAGCTGCAGCTGGAATTCAAATGATTATACAGTTGCAAATACTACTTTCTAA
- the LOC137238300 gene encoding uncharacterized protein isoform X2: MEKELEEVRSTNKRLKKALKQQMKAVGQLEREKRYFQSILANHKEIENLIKALNVRMHAQQMPTTASSPMLYSPGQSNCIEKLYGSSNDIFQQIDTLDDDGCKNSNCEVNLSPASELSDYGSVKKSEGFYNNSYDSMHLCNIFENFSSDLATSKAFNDTLSDLLDDDMGTKDLTQLTTVSEEHCYADVGLMSSPKCTDTDAGICLHIRQGKISLEFCPSCSWNSNDYTVANTTF, translated from the coding sequence ATGGAAAAGGAGTTAGAGGAGGTGCGCTCCACAAATAAGCGTTTGAAGAAGGCACTGAAACAGCAAATGAAGGCAGTTGGTCAACTTGAACGAGAAAAAAGGTATTTTCAGAGCATTTTAGCAAATCACAAAGAAATTGAGAATCTTATTAAAGCTCTGAATGTTCGAATGCATGCACAACAGATGCCAACAACTGCAAGTTCGCCGATGTTGTATTCACCAGGGCAATCTAATTGTATAGAAAAGTTGTATGGATCGTCAAATGATATATTTCAGCAAATAGACACATTGGACGACGATGGTTGTAAAAATAGCAATTGTGAAGTAAATCTCAGTCCAGCTTCGGAACTTTCAGATTATGGTAGTGTAAAAAAATCAGAGGGATTTTATAATAATTCCTATGATTCTATGCATTTatgtaacatttttgaaaatttttcctcAGATCTAGCTACATCGAAAGCCTTTAACGATACATTGTCTGATCTTTTGGATGATGATATGGGAACAAAAGATTTGACTCAGTTAACCACTGTATCCGAAGAACATTGTTATGCAGACGTCGGTTTAATGTCATCGCCAAAATGCACAGATACAGATGCAGGGATTTGTTTACATATAAGGCAAGGGAAAATTTCTTTGGAATTTTGTCCAAGCTGCAGCTGGAATTCAAATGATTATACAGTTGCAAATACTACTTTCTAA
- the LOC137238302 gene encoding Golgi to ER traffic protein 4 homolog: MTATALDRGGQRGVNRVLVKLENSIESGNYYEAHQMYRTLYFRYTGQKKYSECLDLLLSGAMKLVSKQQETSGADLALLLIDTLEKRGTTEANNDAEIWIERLGTIIGKLSSSTVERETLINRAIKWSSDISENTLGHHAMHKIIAQVFWNEGNYENARHHFLLSRDGNICGRILIKMHKNKGFDSEMDLFIVQAVLQQLCLKDRKAAEETFNSFTTNHPDIRRRESPFKQPLLNFIYFLFRCIDMGRQDTFRSLCDLYKPSLNRDLSFQKYLVKIGVHFFGVAPPPTMASGGLMGGMFGDLFTRLFQGFDDDDEDNGAIGNAQQPRAVVDVRSNNASSPNSGGLD, encoded by the exons ATGACAGCAACTGCTTTGGATCGTGGAGGACAACGTGGTGTTAATCGtgttttagttaaattagaaAACTCCATTGAATCGGGCAACTATTATGAAGCCCATCAAATGTATCGTACATTGTACTTCCGTTATACGGGTCAAAAAAAATATTCTGAATGTCTGGATTTATTATTGAGTGGCGCAATGAAACTAGTATCCAAACAACAAGAGACTAGCGGTGCAGATTTAGCTCTACTCCTTATAGATACCCTAGAGAAGCGTGGTACAACTGAAGCTAATAATGATGCAGAGATTTGGATTGAACGTTTAGGTACAATTATCGGAAAACTTAGCTCATCAACGGTTGAACGGGAAACTTTAATT aaTCGTGCCATCAAGTGGAGTAGTGATATCTCTGAAAATACTTTGGGTCATCATGCCATGCATAAGATTATTGCGCAAGTATTTTGGAATGAAGGAAATTATGAAAATGCACGGCATCATTTTCTTCTTAGTCGTGATGGAAATATTTGTGGCCGTATATTAATTAAAATGCATAAAAATAAAGGATTCGACAGCGAAATGGACTTATTCATTGTACAAGCAGTGCTTCAGCAGTTATGTTTAAAAGATCGCAAAGCAGCTGAAGAAACATTCAACTCTTTTACAACAAATCATCCGGATATTAGACGTAGAGAGTCACCTTTTAAGCAACCActcttaaattttatatatttcttgtttCGCTGTATCGATATGGGACGGCAGGATACTTTTCGTTCATTGTGCGATTTATATAAACCGTCTTTGAATAGGGATCTATCCTTTCAAAAGTATTTGGTAAAAATTGGCGTACATTTCTTTGGTGTGGCACCACCGCCTACTATGGCAAGTGGTGGTTTGATGGGCGGCATGTTTGGCGACCTATTTACACGTTTATTCCAAGGCTTCGATGATGACGATGAGGACAATGGAGCCATCGGCAATGCGCAACAACCAAGAGCGGTTGTGGATGTGCGTAGTAATAATGCAAGTTCCCCTAACTCTGGAGGACTGGATTAA